Proteins from a single region of Thunnus albacares chromosome 14, fThuAlb1.1, whole genome shotgun sequence:
- the LOC122996642 gene encoding uncharacterized protein LOC122996642, which produces MTESPDSSVLQRIHSGGGTVVKVESGVTGVAGLLPSQTSELHFLHSRVRELEREKAELSAENQRLKSMLVHEIPGLLSTMWQTLGQVNSPHSVSTATGRSDSYAPYSHHHYTATNQDGDFSPLVQVPPLGPDDLSMSEFCGPLGSEDEGGPGGPDHMGEEAPLCSQTDMEELRRSCSESQCTAGDANDHVSQVEVYPGSGVLCDVRSWQAANQAQSPTAMARTLLLGVFDMNTLMNSNLRGGRSRRPAFQPQRSALDPHKINAIFNAILARFPLAKKGVIGSGINSKLSEIRFRSRRANRDPRFL; this is translated from the exons ATGACGGAGAGTCCGGACAGCAGCGTCCTGCAGCGGATACACAGCGGCGGCGGGACG GTGGTGAAGGTGGAGTCAGGTGTGACAGGTGTGGCAGGCCTGCTGCCGTCACAGACCTCTGAGCTTCACTTTCTGCACTCGCGGGTCcgagagctggagagagagaaggcggAGCTGTCGGCCGAGAACCAGAGACTGAAGAGCATGTTGGTCCACG aaatCCCTGGGCTCCTGTCCACCATGTGGCAGACGTTGGGCCAGGTCAACAGTCCTCATTCCGTCTCCACGGCAACAGGCAGGAGCGACAGCTATGCCCCATACTCGCATCACCACTACACAGCGACCAATCAGGACGGAGACTTCAGCCCCCTGGTTCAGGTCCCTCCGCTGGGACCAGACGATCTCAGCATGTCGGAGTTCTGCGGCCCGCTGGGCTCCGAGGACGAGGGGGGGCCAGGAGGACCGGACCACATGGGGGAGGAGGCTCCGCTCTGCAGCCAGACTGACATGGAGGAGCTGAGGAGGAGCTGCTCTGAGAGCCAGTGCACCGCCGGGGATGCCAACGACCAT GTGAGCCAGGTTGAGGTGTATCCGGGCTCTGGTGTTCTCTGTGATGTCCGTTCGTGGCAGGCAGCCAATCAAGCGCAGTCTCCCACAGCGATGGCACGGACGCTGCTGCTGGGCGTGTTTGATATGAACACGCTGATGAATAGTAACCTGCGAGGGGGGCGGAGCCGCCGGCCCGCCTTCCAACCACAACGCAGTGCACTTGACCCGCACAAGATCAACGCCATCTTCA ACGCCATCTTGGCTCGGTTTCCTCTCGCCAAAAAAGGTGTCATCGGCTCCGGCATCAACTCCAAACTGTCTGAGATCCGGTTTCGCTCCCGGAGAGCCAATCGTGACCCGCGGTTCCTCTGA
- the prkn gene encoding E3 ubiquitin-protein ligase parkin, whose translation MIVFVRYNLGPGVAVELQEEASVAELKEVVGSQQGVRPEQLRVLFAGRELQSAATLQGCDLPEQSTVHVVLPPSGSSSSQLLLLQERLARGGEEEQDSLTRLDLSSSRLPSTSSGLAVILEGSDGGGAEEVTEEVTEEATVVVTEEAQAAGRRPCSTFFVFCKSCRSVQPGKLRVRCRSCKQSTLTLSRGPSCWDDVLLPGCIHGICQSEGCQGNQAEFYMKCASHPTSDDDLSVALDLIMTNIRDVPCIACTDVMDVVLVFQCPERHVICLDCFRRYCQTRLDERQFVHHPVIGYSLPCAAGCTDSLVKELHHFRILGDDQYGRYLQFGAEQCLLVIGGIMCPSPGCGAGLLPPADSRRVECDRQLGCGFIFCRDCREEYHDGGCQTAPSPRTGVASQGFVVEEEASLRGRWDRASLLLIEESTKRCPECSVPVERNGGCMHMQCPLCKAEWCWLCGVTWNRECMGNHWFG comes from the exons ATGATCG TGTTTGTGCGGTATAACCTGGGGCCGGGTGTGGCCgtggagctgcaggaggaggcgAGCGTGGCCGAGCTGAAGGAGGTGGTGGGGAGTCAGCAGGGAGTCCGACCGGAGCAGCTCAGGGTTCTGTTCGCTGGGAGGGAGCTGCAGAGCGCCGCCACACTGCAG gGTTGTGACCTCCCGGAGCAGAGTACCGTCCATGTGGTCCTCCCTCCATcaggttcctcctcctcccagctgctcctcctgcaGGAGCGCCTGGCTCGGGGcggggaggaggagcaggacaGTCTGACCAGGCTGGACCTCAGCTCCTCACgcctcccctccacctcctccggCCTGGCGGTGATCCTGGAGGGGAGCgatggaggaggagcagaggaggtgACAGAGGAAGTGACAGAGGAGGCCACAGTGGTGGTGACAGAGGAGGCGCAGGCTGCAG GACGGCGTCCCTGCAGTACTTTCTTTGTGTTCTGTAAGAGCTGCCGGTCGGTCCAACCAGGAAAACTGAGAGTTCGCTGCAGAAGCTGCAAACAGTCGACGCTCACACTCAGCAGG GGTCCGTCCTGTTGGGATGACGTTCTCCTCCCCGGTTGTATCCATGGCATTTGTCAATCAGAAGGTTGTCAAGGCAACCAAGCG gagttCTACATGAAGTGTGCGTCCCATCCGACCTCAGATGACGACCTCTCTGTTGCCCTCGACCTCATCATGACCAACATCAGAGACGTCCCCTGCATCGCCTGCACCGACGTCAt ggaCGTCGTCCTGGTCTTCCAGTGTCCGGAGCGTCATGTGATCTGTCTTGATTGTTTCCGTCGTTATTGTCAGACTCGACTAGACGAGCGTCAGTTTGTTCATCATCCTGTGATTGGCTACTCACTGCCGTGTGCAG CTGGCTGTACAGACTCTCTCGTTAAAGAGCTGCATCATTTCAGGATTTTAGGGGACGACCAG tatgGGCGGTACCTGCAGTTTGGGGCGGAGCAGTGCCTGCTGGTGATTGGAGGAATCATGTGTCCGTCACCTGGCTGTGGGGCGGGGCTTCTCCCACCTGCTGACAGCAGGAGGGTGGAGTGTGACAGGCAGCTGGGCTGTGGGTTTATCTTCTGCAGAGACTGCAGGGAGGAATACCATGATGGCGGCTGTCAGACTGCACCGTCACCGCGCACAGGTGTAGCCTCACAG gGTTttgtggtggaggaggaggcgtCTCTCAGAGGGAGGTGGGATCgagcctctctgctcctcatTGAGGAGTCGACTAAACGTTGTCCTGAATGTTCGGTTCCTGTGGAGAGAAACG GCGGCTGTATGCACATGCAGTGTCCTCTGTGTAAAGCAGAGTGGTGCTGGCTCTGTGGAGTCACCTGGAACAGGGAGTGTATGGGAAACCACTGGTTCGGCTGa